The genomic DNA GTGGCATTGCTATTCGGCTCCGAATTTAATGAGTTATTTTGAGTCTGTTTATTGGAAGGCATAGTCGAACAGGCCATTAAACTTAAGCTGCTGATTAAAATAAGAAGAGCATTTTTCATTTTCATTATTATCGCCTTATTCATGTTGAAGGATTCTAGGGATAATTTTAATCCCAGTTGCGATATTGCCAACAGCTATTTTTTAGCTAAAGTTTTACCAATTGTTAGGGATGTATGGGGTCTTGATTATGCTGCTTAAATCTTTAACCAAATCTTCAATTGATATTTTTTAGTATCTTCCTTTTTGCTCTTTTTAAATAAAGTTTATTGAAATTGTTTTTTAACCCATTAAAGTTCCATATCACCGGAATTGAGTATGGAAATGGCACTATGTCTGAAATGAGAGGGAGTAATTAAAACATGGATAAATTATTGGCAGTCATGCGTGAGCTACGTGAAAAATGTCCATGGGATCAGCAGCAAACACCGCAAAGCCTCACCCGATATACCATAGAAGAGGCGTATGAAGTCGAAGCGGCAGTCAGAGCAGGGAACGCAAATGAAGTGCGCGATGAACTGGGCGACTTGCTGTTACAAGTAGTATTTCAGTCACAGATGTACAGTGAACAAGGCGCTTTTGATTTCAATGATGTCGTCAATGCCATTACCGAAAAATTGATCCGCCGTCATCCTCATGTCTTTCAGGCAGAACAATATTCACAATTGAGTGCAGAAGATGTATCCGTACTGTGGAAGCAAATTAAACAGCAGGAAAAGCAGGGTAAGGTACAATCACGTTTAGATGAAATCAAACATGGACCTGCCATTCAGCAAGCACATGACATTCAAAAAAATGCTGCCCAAATAGGCTTTGATTTTCCTGATGTGGCAGGTGCATACGGTAAACTGAATGAAGAACTGGGTGAATTGCAACACGCTATACAAAAGCAAAATTCCGACGAAATATTCGACGAATTTGGCGATTGTTTATTTTCACTGATCAATGTTGGACGTAAACTAGGGCTTTCTAGTGAAATGGCACTGTTAAGTACCATTCATAAATTTAGAACACGTTTTGCTTTCATTGAAGATCAGGCTCAGCAACAACATAAAAATATTGAAGCCCTATCATTAGAAGAAATGGATCAACTGTGGGAGCAAGCGAAACAACAATTAAAATAATAGGTTTCCCAATGAAAAAAATAATACCTATCCTGAAGGGGATTTTTTATATTTTTAGTTTGCTGTCTTTGTTGAGTGTATCCAGTAGTTATGCTCAACAGTTTGACCAGCAGTATTTAAAATGGAAGGTTGAACAGGAGGCCCAGGATGCACGGTTAAAAATACCGCGCGTCTCAACACGGAATTATTATTTGGCTAGGCCTGCGTTAAACTCCGCGACTTCAGTGACCAACAAGATCAACCTGAATCAGGCCAATGCGGAACAGCTACAAGAACTTTCAGGGGTAGGACAGAAGAAAGCTGAAGCCATTATTTCCTATCGACAAAAAAATGGAAAATTTAAAAATATTGAAGAATTGCAACAGGTCAAGGGGATTGGACCTGCGCTATTTAGCAAGAATAAAGACCGTTTAGGCTTGTAGGGGAATGGCAATAGCCGCTTAGAATATCGAACAAAGTATGATGCATTAAGATAATCAAATTGCCCTTTGATTGTGTTAGAGATATGATTAGCGTCATCTTAGATATTTTACGTTCAGACGTAGGAGACAGCGTCTTTTGCAAACTTTGCGCGCGTCAAAATGTGGTTTATCAACCGCTCAATTACCTTCTTACATATTAGATGTTATTGATGCCTTAACCAAGGCAGGCTATGAAGCTTATATCGTCGGTGGCGGCGTCCGTGACTTAATTTTAGGGCTGAATCCTAAAGATTTCGATGCGGTCACCAACGCAACTCCGGCTCAGGTCAAAGAAGTATTCGGACGACGTTGCCGTATTATCGGACGACGTTTTGAGCTTGCTCATGTCTATGCCGGTCGAGAACTGGTCGAGGTGGCCACTTTCCGTGCCCCGCCTAAAAAAGCAGTCACTTCTGCCTCAGGCATGATTCTGCGCGACAATAACTGGGGCACAATTGAACAGGATTTTGTGCGTCGTGATTTTTCCATTAATGCGATGTATTACCAGCCGCGTAAAGGGATTGTGCTGGATTTCTGTCATGCCATTGATGATATAAAAAATAAAACCTTGCGCTTGTTGGGTGACCCGACCTTACGGTTCGAAGAAGATCCGGTACGGATGCTGCGTACTTTACGTTTTGCTGCAAAATTAAATTTTAGTATTGCACCTGAAATTCTAGAGATTTTTACCCCCGAGCTGACTCAGCTGTTGCGTGATATCTCTCCACACCGCTTATATGATGAATCACAGAAGCTGTTCACCATGGGACATTTGAACCGGGTGCTGCCAATGCTGATTGATTTCGGTATTTGGCATCAGCTGTTTGCGGACATCAGCCCGGATATCTCCACCTTTATCGAACGCGCTGCGATCAATACCGATCAGCGCATTCAAATGGGCAAGACCATCAATCCTGCATTCTTCTACGCGGTATTGTTATGGAAACCTTTTTTAGAGCGTTGTGAATTTTATTTAAGTAAAGGCGTTGTTCCGGCAGAGGCAAGAGCACAAGCCGGTTTGGATGTGTTAAAACGTCAGGCTATCCGGACCATCATTCCACGTTTTGCAGAAACTTTTATTCGTGAAGTCTGGGAAATGCAAACGCGTTTGCTCAATCCGAAGCCGCAGCAAATTCAGTCTTTATCGACTCATGCGCGTTTCCGTGCCGGATTTGACTTTCTGTTACTGCGCGAGAAATCGGGTGACGATACCACTCAAGGCATGGGTGTATGGTGGGATGCGTATCAACAGATGTCTACGGATGAAAAAGAACGTGCCATCAGTCAATATAACCGCCAGCGTGCAAAAAGCCGCCGTAAGGCAACTACAGACGATGTGGTGGAAACCAAACCGGTTGCTGCAATTACTGAAATTGAACCTTTGGTGAACGAGCCGGAACCGCGTAGTCGCCGTGAACGCAAGAGCCGGACAAAATCTGAAAGACCCGTTCAGTCCACTTCATCAAATGGCTCGGAAATTGGCTATGACCATCCAATTTTAAAACGCAAACGGGTCAAACGTGACTTAAGCCAGGTTATTTTTGGACCGACACAATGAGCACAGTAACCTACATCGGCCTAGGCAGTAATCTGGGTGATTCACGGCAAATTTTAGCAGAGGCAGTACAGAAGCTGGCGACGCTGGGAGCCGTGAAAACATCCAGATTGTATCAAAGCCCTCCAATGGGGCCACAAGACCAGCCCAATTATTTAAATGCGGCTGTACAGCTGGTTACAGATCTGGAACCCCTTGCATTGCTGGATGAATTGCAGCGTTTTGAGCAAGAATCCGGTCGAGTGCGACTGCGCCGTTGGGGTGAACGGACTTTGGACCTGGATCTCCTCATGTATGGCGCAGAACAGATTCATCATGAGCGTTTAACCGTGCCACATATTGGTGTTATGGAACGTGATTTCGTGCTGATGCCATTGCTTGATTTAGAGGCAAATTTACGACTCAAAGGACAATTATTAAAAGATTTACCGATATTGCAACATCCATCGCTTACCGTATTGGATGAGGGAAATTGGGCAAATATTTAATTTTTTGCATGACCGCTTGAGAAAGTCGTCATAAGAGGAATATCCGGATGATTAGTCTAAGTGACTTAAAAAAATTTAAAGCGCAAGGCCGCAAATTCTCCTGCCTGACTTGCTATGATGCGAGCATGGCGAAAGCAATGGAAGTTGCTGAAATTGATACAATTTTAGTCGGTGATTCTTTAGGAATGACCATTCAGGGCTGTGATTCTACCCTGCCTGTGACGGTACAGGATATGGCTTATCACACCGCAGCTGTTCGCCGTGGTAACCAGCATGCCTTTATTCTGACTGATTTACCGTTTATGAGTTATGCCACCCTCAATGAGGCATTATCGAGTTCAAAAACAGTCATGCAAGCTGGTGCGCACATGGTGAAAATTGAAGGCGGTGCATGGCTGGCTGAAACCGTTCAGGTCTTGACCCGCAACGGTATTCCTGTATGTGTGCATTTGGGCCTAACTCCACAATCTGTGCATGTGTTTGGCGGCTATAAAGTTCAGGCGCGTACCCGTGAAGCTGCCGATCAGCTGATTGCCGATTGTAAGGCAGTGGTGGAAGCCGGTGCTGCGGTACTGCTACTGGAATGTGTTCCGGCGCAGGTGGGTAAGGAAATTAGTGAGTTGTTTCCACATACGCCTGTGATTGGCATTGGGGCGGGGGCAGATACGGATGGCCAAGTGCTGGTTGTACAGGACATGCTTGGACTGACCGGTGGTCATGTGGCCAAATTTGTCCGTAATTTTATGAAAGAACAGGCAGGGGAAACTGCAATTCTGGATGCTTTTAAGGCTTACCATGCAGCGGTACAAGATCAATCTTTTCCTGCTAAAGAACAAACTTTTCAAGTTGAGCTGTAAACATGAAAACAGAAACTACCATTCAGGGATTAAGCGCTTCACTGAGTCCAGCTCGATCGGCACGAAAAATTATCGGTTTTGTTCCGACCATGGGGAATTTGCATGAAGGGCATTTAAACCTGGTGCGTGAAGCAAAAAAAATCTGTGATGTTGTTGTGGTCAGTATTTTTGTCAATCCGATTCAATTTGGGCCTAATGAAGACTTTGATAGCTATCCGCGTACTTTGGAGCAGGATAGTCATTTGTTGGCAGATGTCGGCTGTGACATTATTTTTGCCCCTAGCGTTGAGCAAATGTATGGCAACAAGCCGCGTTTAACCAACATTAGCGTGTCTGAGATTACCAATGACTTATGCGGGTTGCAGCGTCCGGGTCATTTTGATGGCGTGGCGGTAGTGGTTACTAAGCTGTTTAATATTGTGCAGCCAAATTTTGCCTTCTTCGGGCAAAAGGACTACCAGCAACTGGCGGTGATTCGTCAGTTTGTACGTGACCTGAATATTCCGCTAGAAGTGATTGGGGTGCCGATTACCCGTGCCAAAGATGGTTTGGCCCTTAGTTCGCGTAATGGTTATTTGAGTGCAGAACACCGTGCCATTGCTCCGACCATTTACCAGAGTTTAACCGCTGCCGAGCAGGAACTGCACAGTGGTGTCAGCCTTGCGGACGTGCTAGAAAATATAAAGCAAAAGTTGACACAAGCTGGTTTTATTGTGGATTATGTGGAAGCACGCACTCCGGAATTACAAAAAATAGAAGCCTTTGATCAGGATGTGGTGCTGTTTGTTGCCGCTAAATTGGGAACTACCAGACTGATTGATAACTTGCAGGTTAAGCATACTGCATAGACTTCACTATTAAGGACAGCCTTGCCATGAAGCGTATTTTAATCGTCACAGGACAATCTGGATCGGGAAAATCATCTGCCCTGCAGGTGCTTGAAGATTTGGGCTATTACTGTATTGATAATTTACCGCTGGCATTGCTGCCGGAAATTGTGGAAAAGCTGGATCGTGACAATAATCTTGAACAGCTGGCACTCGGCGTAGATGTACGCAGTACGCGTGCGGATTTGCAGGAATTTGATCATGTTTTTGAACAACTGCAGAAATCTGGTTCGGTGGATATCATTTATTTGACCACGCAAGATCAGGAACTGATTTCGCGTTTTAGTGCATCGCGGCGTCCGCATCCTTTAGCCGGTCGTTTTAAAAGCCTGACGGAATGTATACAGGAAGAAAAAACCTTATTGCTTCCGATACAGTTGCGTTCAACGGTACATATTGATACCACCGATAAAAGCGTACATGATCTGAAACATACCTTGTTGTCTAAACTTGGACAATCAGATAACCTCATTTTAATTTTACAATCATTTGGTTATAAACACGGTATTCCGCTTGATGCCGATTATGTCTTTGACGTACGTCATTTGCCGAATCCGCATTGGGATCTGGAATTACGCAAATATTCAGGTTTAGATTTACCTGTACAACAGTTTTTGCTACAAAGTGAACAAACCAATGAAATGTTCCAAGACATTTATCATTTTTTAGATAAGTGGTTGCCTGCCTTTGCAGAAGGGCATCGTCACTATATGACGGTATCCATTGGCTGTACCGGCGGGCAGCATCGTTCCGTATATATCGTAGATAGACTCAAAAAAGCCCTTGAGGAAAAATGGTCTATCCAAGTCCTCCACAGAGAAATGAAGCACTGGTCATGATTGACACAACTGTTGACGTAATTAATAAACTAGGTTTACATGCGCGTGCGTCTGGAAAGCTAATCGAAGTTACCACCAAATTTCGTTCATCGATTCAAATTGGTAAAGGCAACAAATTAGTAGATGCAAAAAATATTATGTCCTTGCTGATGCTCGGTGCAGGCAAAGGCACAACTTTACGTTTAGTGCTTGAAGGTACAGATGAAGAACAGGCTTTATCTGAAATTCAGGCATTATTTGCAGCAAAATTTTACGAGGCAGATTAATCGTGGCACGTCGACCGAACCGTTTTACTGAAGATGACTTTGAAAGTTTAGAAGGGCGGGCGAGTAAAACCGAACAGAAAAAAGCAGTTCAGCGTATGGCTGCTTTAGGTGAGCAACTGGCTCAGTTGAGTATCAAACAAATTAAAAACCTTCCGGTGGAAGAACGTTTGATTGATGCTTTACTGGATGTGCAAACCATTACTTCACATGAAGCACGTCGCCGTCAGTTTCAGCGTGTAGGAAAATTATTGCGTAATGAAGATGAAACCATGATTTTGTCTTACCTTACTCCACAGCAAGGCGCGAAAAAAACTGCGCAGTTGCAACGTTGGGTCGATCGTATGATCGCGCAAGGTGATCCGGTGATTAAAGAATTCATGAAAGCACATAATGCTGCCGAGCATCATGCGATTCGTCAGCATATTTTGCGTATCCATCGTGATATCAAAAATCAGGTGACGGAAGAAGAGCTGGCTGCATCCAAGTTAAAACTGTTCAACTATATTCAGCAAGTGGCTTTGATTTCAGATAACTGATTTCTTATTTCTATACTCAAACTAAAAAAGCGACTCAATCGAGTCGCTTTTTTATGCCTTAAGATTGCTCTCTTGCGCTTTGCGACAAAGCAGTGCGTTGTCGCTTGCTCAGGGAGAGAGTTAGAGAGAGGGCTGGTGAGGGAGAGTTACTGAAACTCGCCTGTAGCACGTTCTTTGGCCCAGTCACGTAAGATGAATTTTTGCAGTTTGCCTGTAGATGTCTTTGGAATTTCGGTAATCACCACATCTTTCGGTACTTTAAAACGGGCCAAATGCTGTTTACAGTATTCAATCAGTTCTTCAGCTGTTGCAGTTTTACCTTGTTTGAGTTCCACAAAGGCACATGGAACTTCCTGCCAGCGTGGATCAGGTTTTGCCACTACCGCTGCCGTCAGGACTGCAGGGTGCTGATACAGCACTTCTTCCACTTCGAGTGAAGAAATATTTTCACCGCCGGAAATAATCACATCTTTAGAGCGGTCGGTAATTTTGGCATAGCCATCCGGTTGGCAAACGGCAAGGTCACCAGTATGGAACCAGCCACCAGCAAAGGCTTCGGCGGTTGCTTCCGGATTCTTTAAATAGCCTTTCATGACGATATTGCCGCGGAACATAATCTCGCCCATGGTTTTACCATCATGCGGCACTTCGTGCATGGTCTCCGGATCAAGTACTTTCATGCCATCTTGCAGTGGATATGGAACTCCTTGACGAGAGTGCAAGTGTGCCTGTTCCTGAATCGATAGATCGCTCCAGCCCGCTTGTGATGCACACAGTGCAGAAGGGCCGTAAGTTTCAGTTAAACCATAGACGTGAGTGACATTAATGCCAATATTACGCATGCCTTCAATAATCGCCGCAGGAGGCGCGGCACCGGCCACCATCACTTCAACACGGTGCTCAATCTGGGTCTTTTTCTCTTCAGGGGTATTGATCAGCATCGACAGGACAATCGGTGCGCCACAGAAGTAGTCGACTTTATGTTCGGCAATCAATTTGAAAATCTGTTCTGCATCAACTTTGCGCAAGCAGACGTTGGTACCGCCATTGGCAGCCATGGTCCAGGCAAAGCACCAGCCATTGCAGTGGAACAATGGCAGGGTCCATAAATAGGTCGCGCGAGGCATCATGCCGCAAGCAATGATGTTACTGGCTGCATTAATGTAGGCCCCCCGGTGATGATAGACCACGCCTTTCGGGTTACCCGTGGTGCCCGAGGTGTAGCTTAAGCTGATGGCATCCCATTCATCTGTGGGTAAATGCCACTCAAAATTGGTATCACCTTGTGCAATCCAGTCTTCATATTCAATCTGGCCAATACGGGTATCCTCACCCTCATATTCTTCATCGGCGACATCAATGACATAGATTTCTTGCGGGATCAGCGCCAAGGCTTCTGTAGCAAGCTGGCTGAATTCGGGGTCAACCAGTAATACCTTGCTTTCGGCGTGTTCCAGCATGAAGGCAACTGTTTTTGCATCCAGACGGGTATTTAAGGTATTCAGTACGGCACCTGCCATTGGTACGGCAAAATGTGCTTCAATCATTGCCGGCACATTAGGCAGCAGTACCGAAACGGTATCATTTTTACCGATCCCGAGTTTTTGGAGTTGGTGGGCAAACTGGCGGCAACGATTATATTTTTCACGCCAGGTAATACGACGTTTACCATGAATAATTGCATTTTGATTCGGGTAAATATAAGCAGCCCGATCCAGATAGCGTAAAGGTGACAACGCTACAAAATTTGCGGGGGTACGCGGTAATTCATCATATGCGCTAACCATGTTAAAACTCCATTCTATATTTGTTTTCATATCCTTTTGAAAAAGATATGCATTTATCAGAAATCTTGCAGTTATGCTTTAGTCGAGTGCTATTTGGTAATTTTTAACATATTGAAAATTAAAAAATTATTTTATGACGTGGATTTTTTTTGAACGCACGGGTTCCCATATTTGCTTTTTTAGGTATTTTACTCTAAACAGGCAATTTAAATAACATTAGCCAGGAAATAATAATGAAAATACAACAGGCGGATAAAGGATAGCAGAACTGGTCTGGAAGCTAGCAGGCACATCCAGAAATTTTTCAACCTCAGCATGTCAATGAATTACAAAAATGAGTCAAATCCTCTGCTCATATTCGTGTCGTCGTGCAGGGCATTCATTTAGTGCGTTGGCCAAGACGGATGAAACTTTGCTTAATTTTGATCAATTAAAAGGCATGCTGGCCTTTGATGAAGATAGAAGTTAATGCACAGTTCAATCAGATACACGCTTATATGACCTGGGGAAATATCTTGCTCCGATCAATCAGTCTTTAGCCAATCAGCGCGATTCAGTCTCCATTTCCATTCACCAGTTTTATAAACAGGATTATCAGGCGATATTTGATTTGGTCGAACCCATTTTACAGAAATATTAGGGCAGACTGCATCGAGGTACGCTGTATTACACGAGCTCTATCCGAAA from Acinetobacter sp. CS-2 includes the following:
- the rapZ gene encoding RNase adapter RapZ is translated as MKRILIVTGQSGSGKSSALQVLEDLGYYCIDNLPLALLPEIVEKLDRDNNLEQLALGVDVRSTRADLQEFDHVFEQLQKSGSVDIIYLTTQDQELISRFSASRRPHPLAGRFKSLTECIQEEKTLLLPIQLRSTVHIDTTDKSVHDLKHTLLSKLGQSDNLILILQSFGYKHGIPLDADYVFDVRHLPNPHWDLELRKYSGLDLPVQQFLLQSEQTNEMFQDIYHFLDKWLPAFAEGHRHYMTVSIGCTGGQHRSVYIVDRLKKALEEKWSIQVLHREMKHWS
- the yjgA gene encoding ribosome biogenesis factor YjgA, which codes for MARRPNRFTEDDFESLEGRASKTEQKKAVQRMAALGEQLAQLSIKQIKNLPVEERLIDALLDVQTITSHEARRRQFQRVGKLLRNEDETMILSYLTPQQGAKKTAQLQRWVDRMIAQGDPVIKEFMKAHNAAEHHAIRQHILRIHRDIKNQVTEEELAASKLKLFNYIQQVALISDN
- the panC gene encoding pantoate--beta-alanine ligase; translation: MKTETTIQGLSASLSPARSARKIIGFVPTMGNLHEGHLNLVREAKKICDVVVVSIFVNPIQFGPNEDFDSYPRTLEQDSHLLADVGCDIIFAPSVEQMYGNKPRLTNISVSEITNDLCGLQRPGHFDGVAVVVTKLFNIVQPNFAFFGQKDYQQLAVIRQFVRDLNIPLEVIGVPITRAKDGLALSSRNGYLSAEHRAIAPTIYQSLTAAEQELHSGVSLADVLENIKQKLTQAGFIVDYVEARTPELQKIEAFDQDVVLFVAAKLGTTRLIDNLQVKHTA
- a CDS encoding HPr family phosphocarrier protein, yielding MIDTTVDVINKLGLHARASGKLIEVTTKFRSSIQIGKGNKLVDAKNIMSLLMLGAGKGTTLRLVLEGTDEEQALSEIQALFAAKFYEAD
- the pcnB gene encoding polynucleotide adenylyltransferase PcnB gives rise to the protein MQTLRASKCGLSTAQLPSYILDVIDALTKAGYEAYIVGGGVRDLILGLNPKDFDAVTNATPAQVKEVFGRRCRIIGRRFELAHVYAGRELVEVATFRAPPKKAVTSASGMILRDNNWGTIEQDFVRRDFSINAMYYQPRKGIVLDFCHAIDDIKNKTLRLLGDPTLRFEEDPVRMLRTLRFAAKLNFSIAPEILEIFTPELTQLLRDISPHRLYDESQKLFTMGHLNRVLPMLIDFGIWHQLFADISPDISTFIERAAINTDQRIQMGKTINPAFFYAVLLWKPFLERCEFYLSKGVVPAEARAQAGLDVLKRQAIRTIIPRFAETFIREVWEMQTRLLNPKPQQIQSLSTHARFRAGFDFLLLREKSGDDTTQGMGVWWDAYQQMSTDEKERAISQYNRQRAKSRRKATTDDVVETKPVAAITEIEPLVNEPEPRSRRERKSRTKSERPVQSTSSNGSEIGYDHPILKRKRVKRDLSQVIFGPTQ
- the folK gene encoding 2-amino-4-hydroxy-6-hydroxymethyldihydropteridine diphosphokinase, which gives rise to MSTVTYIGLGSNLGDSRQILAEAVQKLATLGAVKTSRLYQSPPMGPQDQPNYLNAAVQLVTDLEPLALLDELQRFEQESGRVRLRRWGERTLDLDLLMYGAEQIHHERLTVPHIGVMERDFVLMPLLDLEANLRLKGQLLKDLPILQHPSLTVLDEGNWANI
- the panB gene encoding 3-methyl-2-oxobutanoate hydroxymethyltransferase produces the protein MISLSDLKKFKAQGRKFSCLTCYDASMAKAMEVAEIDTILVGDSLGMTIQGCDSTLPVTVQDMAYHTAAVRRGNQHAFILTDLPFMSYATLNEALSSSKTVMQAGAHMVKIEGGAWLAETVQVLTRNGIPVCVHLGLTPQSVHVFGGYKVQARTREAADQLIADCKAVVEAGAAVLLLECVPAQVGKEISELFPHTPVIGIGAGADTDGQVLVVQDMLGLTGGHVAKFVRNFMKEQAGETAILDAFKAYHAAVQDQSFPAKEQTFQVEL
- a CDS encoding acyl-CoA synthetase, with protein sequence MVSAYDELPRTPANFVALSPLRYLDRAAYIYPNQNAIIHGKRRITWREKYNRCRQFAHQLQKLGIGKNDTVSVLLPNVPAMIEAHFAVPMAGAVLNTLNTRLDAKTVAFMLEHAESKVLLVDPEFSQLATEALALIPQEIYVIDVADEEYEGEDTRIGQIEYEDWIAQGDTNFEWHLPTDEWDAISLSYTSGTTGNPKGVVYHHRGAYINAASNIIACGMMPRATYLWTLPLFHCNGWCFAWTMAANGGTNVCLRKVDAEQIFKLIAEHKVDYFCGAPIVLSMLINTPEEKKTQIEHRVEVMVAGAAPPAAIIEGMRNIGINVTHVYGLTETYGPSALCASQAGWSDLSIQEQAHLHSRQGVPYPLQDGMKVLDPETMHEVPHDGKTMGEIMFRGNIVMKGYLKNPEATAEAFAGGWFHTGDLAVCQPDGYAKITDRSKDVIISGGENISSLEVEEVLYQHPAVLTAAVVAKPDPRWQEVPCAFVELKQGKTATAEELIEYCKQHLARFKVPKDVVITEIPKTSTGKLQKFILRDWAKERATGEFQ
- a CDS encoding ComEA family DNA-binding protein; amino-acid sequence: MKKIIPILKGIFYIFSLLSLLSVSSSYAQQFDQQYLKWKVEQEAQDARLKIPRVSTRNYYLARPALNSATSVTNKINLNQANAEQLQELSGVGQKKAEAIISYRQKNGKFKNIEELQQVKGIGPALFSKNKDRLGL
- the mazG gene encoding nucleoside triphosphate pyrophosphohydrolase; translation: MDKLLAVMRELREKCPWDQQQTPQSLTRYTIEEAYEVEAAVRAGNANEVRDELGDLLLQVVFQSQMYSEQGAFDFNDVVNAITEKLIRRHPHVFQAEQYSQLSAEDVSVLWKQIKQQEKQGKVQSRLDEIKHGPAIQQAHDIQKNAAQIGFDFPDVAGAYGKLNEELGELQHAIQKQNSDEIFDEFGDCLFSLINVGRKLGLSSEMALLSTIHKFRTRFAFIEDQAQQQHKNIEALSLEEMDQLWEQAKQQLK